The Desmonostoc muscorum LEGE 12446 genome includes a region encoding these proteins:
- a CDS encoding choice-of-anchor K domain-containing protein, translating into MRRSLVFAAAISSFFVTATTAFSFSGQAQAFFFSGTSSGTWGQPTPGSIDTNPTYTGVGTNTFTWGQPYPSSTPPNKLIFTGSSFSGNIDSVFKISDLSYFNGTVLKGTSVEFLPLNLNLSFNSPVGIDQVFNLNFHLVNTANTSTNPQENADLVFLDTNLSNNSFTFAGNKYKLELTGFNPDVPQLSIKVPEGSTTKTALYARIKTIPEPATIAGLSLVGIYLISRKKSLHKTSV; encoded by the coding sequence ATGAGACGAAGTTTAGTTTTCGCGGCTGCCATATCTAGTTTTTTTGTGACTGCGACCACAGCATTTAGTTTCTCTGGTCAAGCACAAGCTTTCTTCTTTTCCGGTACTTCCAGTGGTACATGGGGACAACCAACTCCAGGAAGCATTGATACTAACCCCACATATACAGGTGTGGGAACCAACACATTTACCTGGGGTCAACCTTATCCGTCCTCAACACCTCCAAATAAACTAATCTTTACTGGGAGTTCCTTTTCAGGAAACATCGACTCTGTATTCAAAATAAGTGACTTGAGCTACTTTAACGGAACAGTACTCAAAGGCACAAGCGTTGAATTTCTACCTTTAAATCTCAATCTATCCTTTAATTCTCCCGTTGGAATTGACCAAGTTTTTAACTTAAACTTCCATTTGGTGAATACAGCGAATACCTCAACAAATCCGCAAGAAAATGCAGATTTAGTATTTCTAGACACAAACTTGAGCAATAACAGTTTCACGTTTGCAGGCAATAAATACAAACTAGAACTAACTGGCTTTAATCCAGATGTTCCTCAGTTGAGTATTAAAGTGCCTGAAGGAAGCACAACTAAAACAGCTCTTTATGCCAGAATCAAAACCATACCTGAACCTGCAACAATAGCCGGTCTATCCTTGGTAGGGATATACCTGATATCCCGTAAAAAATCTTTGCATAAGACTTCAGTATAG
- a CDS encoding site-2 protease family protein — MNGTIRVGNLFGIPFYIHPSWFLVLGLVTWSYSSGLAAQFPQLSAGLALLLGLMTALMLFASVVAHELGHSFVAIRQGIDVKSITLFIFGGLASLEKESKTPGEAFWVAIAGPLVSLLLFGIVTAIGATTPVSGPLAAILGVLAAVNLALALFNLIPGLPLDGGNILKALVWKITGNPYKGVTFASRVGQIFGWVAILSGIVPLLLFGSFANFWNLLVGFFLLQNAGNAAQFARVQEKLTGLTAEDAVTADSPVVSANLTLREFADERVVSGQNWHRFLVTDDDGQLVGAMAIDNLRTIPTALWSETQVKQVMRPITESTTVQSDQPLLEVMQLLEQQNVSVLPVIRDNGVLVGILEKAAIIRLLQSQIQPNPA, encoded by the coding sequence ATGAATGGCACAATTCGCGTTGGTAATCTCTTCGGAATTCCCTTCTACATCCATCCGTCGTGGTTTTTAGTTCTGGGCTTGGTAACTTGGAGCTATAGCAGTGGACTGGCGGCGCAGTTTCCCCAATTATCTGCGGGATTAGCTTTGCTATTGGGATTGATGACAGCGCTGATGTTGTTCGCCTCTGTCGTCGCCCATGAATTAGGACACAGTTTTGTTGCTATTCGTCAGGGAATTGATGTCAAATCCATTACCCTGTTTATATTTGGCGGTTTGGCAAGCTTAGAAAAAGAATCGAAAACTCCAGGTGAAGCTTTTTGGGTGGCGATCGCTGGGCCTTTAGTTAGCTTACTACTCTTTGGAATCGTTACAGCAATTGGCGCTACTACCCCTGTATCAGGGCCGCTAGCTGCGATTCTCGGTGTTTTGGCTGCTGTTAACTTGGCATTAGCGCTGTTCAACCTGATTCCTGGCTTGCCTTTAGATGGCGGAAATATACTCAAAGCCCTTGTTTGGAAAATTACAGGCAATCCTTATAAAGGTGTAACTTTTGCTAGTCGAGTTGGGCAAATCTTTGGTTGGGTAGCAATTCTATCAGGTATAGTTCCCCTACTATTATTTGGTAGCTTTGCTAACTTCTGGAACTTGTTAGTTGGCTTCTTCTTGTTGCAAAATGCTGGTAATGCGGCTCAATTTGCCAGAGTGCAAGAAAAACTCACAGGTTTGACCGCTGAAGATGCTGTAACTGCCGATAGCCCGGTTGTATCAGCTAACCTGACTCTGAGAGAGTTTGCTGATGAACGGGTAGTAAGTGGACAAAATTGGCATCGGTTTTTAGTGACTGATGATGATGGACAATTAGTAGGTGCGATGGCAATTGATAACTTACGAACCATTCCTACAGCACTGTGGTCAGAAACTCAAGTCAAACAAGTAATGCGACCAATTACAGAATCTACCACAGTTCAATCCGATCAACCTCTGCTAGAAGTTATGCAGCTATTGGAACAACAAAATGTATCTGTGCTTCCTGTAATTCGTGACAACGGTGTGCTGGTTGGAATCTTAGAAAAAGCTGCAATTATTCGACTATTGCAAAGTCAAATCCAACCGAACCCTGCATAG